gatcagaaggatagtagatgggacctggctacatagggtcagaaggataatagatgggacctggctacatagggtcagaaggatagtagatgggacctggctacatagggtcagaaggatagtagatgggacctggttacatagggtcagaaggatagtagatgggacctggctacatagggtcagaaggatagtagatgggacctggctacatagggtcagaaggatagtagatgggacctggctacatagggtcagaaggatagtagatggacctggctacatagggtcagaaggatagtagatgggacctggctgtaTAGGGTCAGAAGGagagtagatgggacctggctgtatagggtcagaaggatagtgcacctgcaaacaacaaaagaacattAAGATTAGTTAATGAAAAGAAAATGTAACATAAAACATAATATCATTTTTTAATTCATCATCCTCAGGTAAGTTGCACTTACCTACAAATGTGCAGAGCAGCAGCACTGCATACAGACACATAATCTTGTAAACTGGAAGTTAAAATGAGATTCACACAGCCCGACTACACGTACCTCtggaaaatagagaaataatgtGAGATCAATAATGTGGTGCCAATCATGTTGGAGGTCAATTAAATAGTCATAACGTGTTGTTTATGCTTTACATACCAAGTGTTGTCATCGATTCCTTGTAGAGACGCCACACTGCTGCTTTTGTCACACGGGACGGCAGCAGCTTTCCACCAGTGTTTGTAtcctgggtggcgtcctggtaatactactgcattatcctctgggtggcgtcctggtaatactactGCATTGtcctctgggtggcgtcctggtaatactactgcattatcctctgggtgacGTCCTGGTAATACTACTGCATTATCatctgggtggcgtcctggtaatactactGCATTGtcctctgggtggcgtcctggtaatactactgcattatcctctgggtggcgtcctggtaatactactGCATTATCATCTGGGTGACATTCTGGTAATACcactgcattatcctctgggtggcatCCTGGTAATAGTATTGCATTATCATCAAAATGACTCTTACCCAAATCtgactgcctgtagctcaggacctaaagccaggatatgcatattcttgataccatttgaaaggaaacactttgaagtttttggaaatgtgaaattaatgtaggagaatataagacattagatctggtaaaagaaatacaaacaaaaaaacatgtgttttctatgtttttttccttcatcatctgaatgtcatacatgatggatcattagcttccctacagaaaatacccgaACCTTCGCACATCTAGATAGctgggtgggtgtggagccagagacagcaagggttcaaactgtagaacccaggttctaaataaaaaaatattttatcaaacaaaactatgctacattttatctctgggaccctcaggatgacagatcagagccagattactgaatgtaagaacattatttaccttcagaggtgaatgtatcaaaccagttgccctgataaaagtgttttgttgttgtgcactctcctcaaacaatagcacggTATTTTTCCACTGTAATagctattgtaaatcggacaccgcagttagatgaacaagaatttaagctttctgcccatataagacttTTCTTAGTTCTGGAAAGTGGGCTGTTACTTACATcatcattctagtcacattagcgcatGTTAGCATCAACCGTCCCGGTACAgagacaccgatcccgtagaggttattataacttgcaatgaaaacaactttctgaccaAATTAGAAACGTGTTACATCTGAaactgtagctagactcttacccgatacacatggatgaaagcttcacggcagactgcaaccccttaCCCATACacatggatgaaagcttcacggcagactgcaaccccttaCCCGATACacatggatgaaagcttcacggcagactgcaaccccttaCCCGATACacatggatgaaagcttcacggcagactgcaaccccttaCCCGATACacatggatgaaagcttcacggcagactgcaacccctttccTTAAAtactgttatccagagcgtttgGTGACTGTAACTCCTGGCAACAATTTAACTATGCTTTTTTGCTGATGTTttctgacaccggccatattcaacgagCGTTggtaaattcgtcagttattctgcactctggtacattcagacaagagtgctctgaaacaGGTGTTGCAGTGAGATTCTATTTAAACGGacacttgcatagtggagtcttttgttaagtttTACTACACAATAATGTTTCTTTTAGACACGATTACCTACATAAattgaccagctcaaatagacagaagcagtatacatggcagaccaatccaaactcatctctcggcaagTCCAGCCCACTCATAATGTCAGCCAATCATGGGTAGCGTAGACTTAACCAACTAGGCtcctaatttaacaattgtattcgtatttacagatcgcatacaagtttgttattaaagcacatgaaagatcacatgttccagaaggaatTTCTGCCCCAAAAACCTTTTTTTCCCCCATTTACGTtaaaacggctctcctgtgaagtcgtgacccgcgacatacgcctagtttcctgaaacgggccACATTTTAACACCATCACAAAGTGCTTTTACATTACAatataaaacacattttatttcAAAGAGAAAATGTAAACAACATGGTGTTAATTGTATTCATCATTAACTCCTCTTATGTCCTTGTAGGTTCTTCAGCCCCCAGTAAAGATGTTGTCGAGAGGAGAGAGTTGGAGACCACGAAGATGAACTTGGTCTCCAGGCCAACCACAGTGGGTGTGGTCAGCGGTGTGGGTGTGGCCAGCGGTGTGGGTGAGGCCAGCGGTGTAGGTGTGACCAGCGGTGTGGGTGTGGCCAGCGGTGTGGGTGTGGCCAGCGGTGTGGGTGTGGCCAGCGGTGTGGGTGTGGCCAGCAGTGTGGGTGTGGCCAGCGGTGTAGGTGTGGCCAGCGGTGTAGGTGGGGCCAGCAGTGTGGGTGTGGCCAGCAGCAATGGGTCCCGGAACATCACTGAGGCGCGGCGTAGAGACAAGCGCTGCACGTGTTACAGCTACAGAGACAAGGAGTGTGTCTACTACTGTCACCTGGACATCATCTGGATCAACACACCCGAGTGAGTAGTGACAGGCCTGACCCTGACCTCCACTAACCCTGACctcccctaacctcaaccctcaGTCCctcccctaacctcaaccctcaGTCCctcccctaacctcaaccctcaGTCCctcccctaacctcaaccctcaCCTCCACTAACCTCAACCCTGACCTCCACCAACCCTGACCTCCACTAACCCTGACCTCCACTAACCCTGACCTCCACTAACCCTgacctcccctaaccctgacctccactaaccctgacctcccctaaccctgacctcccctaaccctgacctcccctaaccctgacctcccctaaccctgacctcccctaaccctgaccttcactaaccctgacctccactaaccctgacctcccctaaccctgacctcccctaaccctgacctcccctaaccctgacctccactaaccctgacctccactaaccctgacctccactaaccctgacctcccctaaccctgacctcccctaaccctgacctcccctaaccctgacctccactaaccctgacctccactaaccctgacctcccctaaccctgacctccactaaccctgacctccactaaccctgacccccccctaaccccaaccctgacctccactaaccccaaccctgacctcccctaaccccaaccctgacctCCACTAATCCCAAACCCTGACCTCcactaaccccaaccctgatctccactaaccccaaccctgacctccactaaccccaaccctgacctCCACTAATCCCAACCCTGACCTCCACTAATCCCAACCCTGACCTCcactaaccccaaccctgatctccactaaccccaaccctgacctcccctaaccccaaccctgatCTCCACTAATCCCAAACCCTGACCTCcactaaccccaaccctgacctCCACTAATCCCAACCCTGACCTCCACTAATCCCAAACCCTGACCTCCATTAACCCTGACCTCcactaaccccaaccctgacctCCACTAATCCCTGACCTCCGctaaccccaaccctgacctCCACTAATCCCAACCCTGAACTCcactaaccccaaccctgacctCCACTAATCCCAACCCTGACCTCcaccaaccccaaccctgacctccactaaccccaaccctgacctccaccaaccccaaccctgacctccactaaccccaaccctgatccccccctaaccccaaccctgacctccactaaccccaaccctgaccccccctaaccccaaccctgacctccactaaccccaaccctgacctCCACTAATCCCAACCCTGACCTCCACTAATCCCAACCCTGACCTCcactaaccccaaccctgatctccactaaccccaaccctgacctcccctaaccccaaccctgacctCCACTAATCCCAACCCTGACCTCCACTAATCCCAACCCTGACCTCCACTAATCCCAACCCTGACCTCCACTAATCCCAACCCTGACCTCcactaaccccaaccctgatctccactaaccccaaccctgacctcccctaaccccaaccctgacctccactaatcccaaaccatgacctccactaaccccaaccctgacctCCACTAATCCCAACCCTGACCTCCACTAATCCCAAACCCTGACCTCCATTAACCCTGACCTCcactaaccccaaccctgacctCCACTAATCCCTGACCTCCGctaaccccaaccctgacctCCACTAATCCCAACCCTGAACTCcactaaccccaaccctgacctCCACTAATCCCAACCCTGACCTCcaccaaccccaaccctgacctccactaaccccaaccctgacctccaccaaccccaaccctgacctccactaaccccaaccctgatccccccctaaccccaaccctgacctccactaaccccaaccctgaccccccctaaccccaaccctgacctccactaaccccaaccctgaccccccctaaccccaaccctgacatccactaaccccaaccctgaccccccctaaccccaaccctgacctccactaacccc
Above is a genomic segment from Salvelinus namaycush isolate Seneca unplaced genomic scaffold, SaNama_1.0 Scaffold2891, whole genome shotgun sequence containing:
- the LOC120039657 gene encoding endothelin-3-like, giving the protein MGSSAPSKDVVERRELETTKMNLVSRPTTVGVVSGVGVASGVGEASGVGVTSGVGVASGVGVASGVGVASGVGVASSVGVASGVGVASGVGGASSVGVASSNGSRNITEARRRDKRCTCYSYRDKECVYYCHLDIIWINTPE